A window from Thiosulfatimonas sediminis encodes these proteins:
- a CDS encoding UDP-N-acetylmuramoyl-L-alanyl-D-glutamate--2,6-diaminopimelate ligase yields MKTLAQILAFLQQRQLLESQQLAQLMVELGDLTPEAMCLHDLTNDSRQVTAGAIFIALQGVQSHALDYLTKALHQGVRLILSDRALTPAEQQACQAQKALVIVIASLAAHQAYLAAEFFDHPSRQLKVIGITGTNGKTSTAFYCAQLLQALGQRVAMIGTLGYGLLDDLQKGMNTTPDVLQVQRLLARFVAVQADFVVMEVSSHAIELGRIAHLHFTTLALTQVTSDHLDFHGTQQAYEAAKIKLFRDYVAEHKVVNLNDHIGQGLVNRCHPHCLHGQDCQFWGYALQGHHSHIEPQPKEWLSLCLLSAYDLQLSPQGVRFTLRHAAQTFTLEVPLLGAFNAENLLCALSCVLANHFAQDAVLAAMSQIRSVAGRMQIVHRQPTVVVDFAHTADALEKLLQALSQHQQDSSLMVLFGCGGDRDQQKRPLMAQVAERYADKVFITSDNPRYEDPQQIIEQIVAGLQKPAEAQIEIDRRSAIRSALEQLSVTENAVLVIAGKGHEDYQEIAAQRFPFSDAAVVQEWFAEQAETIGK; encoded by the coding sequence ATGAAAACACTCGCTCAAATTCTCGCGTTTTTACAGCAGCGGCAACTGCTGGAATCTCAGCAGCTTGCGCAACTAATGGTTGAACTGGGTGATTTGACGCCAGAGGCTATGTGCCTCCATGACTTAACGAATGATTCTCGTCAAGTCACTGCCGGAGCCATTTTTATCGCTTTGCAAGGGGTGCAAAGCCATGCGCTGGATTATCTAACTAAAGCACTTCACCAAGGCGTACGCTTGATTCTAAGCGATCGCGCCTTAACACCAGCAGAACAACAGGCGTGCCAAGCGCAAAAGGCCTTGGTTATCGTGATAGCCAGTCTGGCTGCGCATCAAGCGTACTTGGCAGCGGAGTTTTTTGATCACCCAAGTCGTCAGCTTAAAGTGATAGGCATCACCGGCACTAACGGCAAAACATCAACAGCGTTTTATTGCGCACAGTTGCTACAAGCTCTCGGTCAGCGGGTCGCGATGATTGGCACTTTGGGATACGGTCTTTTGGATGATTTGCAAAAAGGCATGAACACTACGCCGGATGTTTTGCAAGTGCAACGTTTGTTGGCGCGCTTTGTCGCCGTGCAAGCGGACTTTGTTGTTATGGAAGTCAGTTCACACGCGATTGAATTAGGGCGGATTGCGCATTTGCATTTCACTACCTTAGCGCTGACTCAAGTGACCAGCGACCATTTGGATTTTCACGGCACACAGCAGGCGTATGAAGCCGCTAAAATCAAACTTTTCCGCGACTATGTCGCTGAACATAAAGTGGTTAATTTGAATGACCATATTGGCCAAGGCTTGGTGAACCGTTGTCATCCACATTGCCTGCATGGGCAAGATTGTCAGTTTTGGGGTTATGCCTTGCAAGGTCATCATAGCCACATAGAACCACAACCCAAAGAGTGGTTAAGCCTTTGTCTACTCAGTGCCTACGATTTGCAACTCAGTCCGCAAGGAGTGCGTTTTACTCTGCGCCATGCGGCGCAAACCTTTACCCTTGAAGTTCCTTTACTCGGCGCGTTTAATGCGGAAAATTTGTTGTGCGCGCTTAGCTGTGTATTGGCCAATCATTTTGCGCAAGATGCTGTGCTGGCGGCGATGTCGCAAATTCGTTCGGTTGCCGGACGGATGCAAATTGTGCATCGTCAACCCACTGTGGTGGTTGATTTTGCGCATACCGCCGATGCCCTAGAGAAACTTTTACAGGCCCTAAGTCAGCATCAACAAGATAGTTCGTTAATGGTACTGTTTGGTTGCGGTGGCGACCGTGACCAACAGAAACGCCCGCTGATGGCACAGGTTGCAGAGCGGTATGCGGATAAAGTGTTTATCACCTCAGATAACCCGCGTTACGAAGACCCGCAGCAGATTATTGAGCAGATTGTTGCCGGCTTACAAAAACCGGCTGAAGCCCAAATTGAAATCGACCGCCGTAGCGCGATTCGTAGCGCCTTAGAACAATTGAGCGTAACGGAAAATGCGGTGTTGGTGATAGCTGGTAAAGGCCATGAAGATTATCAAGAAATTGCCGCTCAGCGCTTTCCTTTTAGCGATGCGGCAGTGGTTCAAGAGTGGTTTGCTGAGCAAGCCGAAACAATAGGTAAATAA
- a CDS encoding peptidoglycan D,D-transpeptidase FtsI family protein, producing the protein MKTFFSRDILIFLLISAVMLGLVARAFHNQIIEADTMREQADDRHERTYRIPAVRGEIYDRNGNLLALSTPMVAVQVDPKKIKQALSDYQQLMALLNLNSSRFMQLVRDNRDKKLSFVGYIESEDLKERINALNLPGVFIKKIAHSFHVGGDTQAPFVTVTDAKLSLWVQESTVSSYLYLFERLGKALGIPPKQIYRAVYADKDRHLYIKRQLTPDYRAKVESLKLPYVFVSNEYKRFYTNGEVNANLIGFTNIDGLGRDGLERAYDSYLQGQDGAKLVIKDVRGNVINTIKASYKQGEGTNDKAYANGGDIQLSIDQNIQYYTYKALMQVMYKHQPKSASAIVLDAKTGEILAMANVPSYHVNRIADRKGSGLRNRAVTDFIEPGSTIKPFIIAKAMDLGLIHKNSEIDTKNGVMILQGKRIKDTSRHGVLTPEGIIQKSSNVGTAKVALMMDKQQQYELYKQLGFERDSGVYFPGEVAKHLKHSDFWQPLDQASMSYGYGFNINLLSLARAYTVFANNGVLKEVSMFTKLNAAQTPVSEEQRVFSPAVAQQVLQMMTHVTKSGGTAVQAHIPGYQVAGKTGTSHKTSQKGGYQQNTYMSMFAGLVPASNPDMIMVVAVDEPSRGDYYGGKVAAPVFKEVMQHALRLRQIPPDILPAEHPHFYEQTPNLFKGQIAQSGSLAASVP; encoded by the coding sequence TTGAAAACTTTTTTTAGCCGCGATATTCTGATTTTTTTGCTGATCAGTGCGGTGATGCTGGGATTGGTGGCGCGAGCGTTTCATAATCAAATTATCGAAGCAGACACGATGCGCGAGCAGGCAGATGATCGCCACGAAAGAACCTATCGTATTCCTGCGGTACGTGGTGAAATTTACGATCGCAATGGCAACCTACTGGCTTTGAGTACCCCGATGGTCGCGGTGCAAGTCGATCCAAAAAAAATCAAGCAAGCGTTGTCTGATTATCAACAATTGATGGCTCTGCTGAATCTTAATAGCAGCCGTTTTATGCAATTAGTGCGCGATAATCGTGATAAAAAACTCAGTTTTGTCGGTTATATCGAGTCTGAAGACTTAAAAGAGCGAATCAACGCTTTAAACCTCCCAGGGGTTTTTATAAAAAAAATTGCGCATAGTTTTCATGTTGGTGGCGATACTCAAGCGCCATTTGTGACGGTCACGGATGCCAAGCTGTCACTGTGGGTACAAGAATCCACAGTTTCCAGTTATCTCTATCTATTCGAGCGGCTTGGCAAGGCGTTAGGTATCCCGCCCAAGCAAATCTATCGTGCGGTCTATGCCGACAAAGATCGCCATCTGTATATCAAGCGCCAATTAACCCCAGATTATCGAGCCAAAGTTGAAAGTTTAAAACTGCCGTATGTTTTTGTTAGTAACGAATACAAACGCTTTTATACGAATGGTGAAGTGAATGCCAATTTGATCGGCTTTACGAATATCGACGGTTTGGGTAGAGATGGTTTAGAGCGCGCATACGATAGTTATTTACAAGGGCAAGATGGCGCAAAATTGGTGATTAAAGATGTTCGTGGGAACGTCATTAACACCATTAAAGCCAGTTACAAGCAGGGCGAAGGCACGAACGATAAAGCCTATGCTAATGGTGGTGATATTCAGCTCAGCATTGACCAAAATATTCAGTATTACACCTACAAAGCATTGATGCAGGTGATGTACAAACATCAGCCAAAAAGCGCCAGTGCGATTGTATTGGATGCGAAAACAGGTGAAATTCTGGCGATGGCGAATGTGCCTAGTTATCACGTCAATCGAATTGCAGATCGCAAAGGGAGTGGTTTACGTAATCGTGCAGTCACCGATTTCATTGAACCGGGTTCAACGATTAAACCATTTATTATCGCCAAAGCCATGGATTTAGGATTAATTCATAAAAACAGCGAAATAGACACCAAAAACGGCGTCATGATACTGCAAGGTAAGCGAATCAAAGACACCTCGCGCCATGGTGTTCTTACGCCGGAAGGTATTATCCAGAAATCCAGTAATGTCGGCACTGCCAAAGTTGCGCTGATGATGGATAAGCAGCAACAGTACGAACTTTACAAACAACTTGGATTTGAACGTGACAGCGGTGTTTATTTTCCGGGAGAGGTGGCCAAACACCTAAAGCATTCCGATTTTTGGCAGCCACTTGACCAAGCCAGTATGTCGTACGGTTATGGTTTTAACATCAATTTGTTAAGTTTAGCCCGAGCCTATACCGTGTTTGCCAATAATGGCGTGCTCAAAGAAGTTTCGATGTTCACCAAGCTAAATGCCGCACAAACCCCGGTTAGCGAAGAACAGCGAGTTTTTTCACCGGCTGTCGCGCAGCAAGTTTTACAGATGATGACCCATGTGACCAAAAGCGGTGGTACTGCCGTGCAAGCGCATATTCCGGGTTATCAAGTTGCCGGCAAAACCGGTACTTCACATAAGACTTCGCAAAAAGGCGGTTATCAACAAAACACTTACATGTCGATGTTTGCTGGTTTGGTACCGGCCAGCAATCCCGATATGATTATGGTGGTTGCCGTTGACGAGCCATCGCGTGGCGATTACTACGGCGGCAAAGTGGCGGCACCGGTTTTTAAAGAAGTGATGCAACACGCCTTGCGTCTGCGTCAAATTCCTCCAGATATTTTACCGGCTGAACATCCGCATTTTTATGAGCAAACGCCTAATTTGTTCAAAGGACAAATTGCCCAGAGTGGTTCTCTCGCGGCGAGTGTGCCATGA
- the ftsL gene encoding cell division protein FtsL: MHASAKPTNLSETKRSGLFLLFFLMLLLFALLVGNVLLGHEIRGLQKEYYKTHDQLLEARDQRGELMIEYSHLTAPARVEKIAKEKLGMKAIQENKQTIFIVEKERPN; the protein is encoded by the coding sequence ATGCACGCTTCAGCCAAGCCCACGAATCTTTCTGAAACAAAGCGTAGTGGGCTTTTCTTATTGTTTTTTTTAATGCTGCTTTTGTTTGCTTTATTGGTTGGCAATGTTTTGCTTGGCCATGAGATTCGAGGCTTACAAAAAGAGTATTACAAAACCCATGACCAACTTCTGGAAGCACGCGACCAGCGTGGTGAACTGATGATTGAGTATTCGCATTTAACCGCCCCCGCCCGTGTTGAGAAAATAGCCAAAGAGAAATTGGGCATGAAGGCTATTCAGGAAAATAAGCAGACCATCTTTATTGTTGAGAAGGAGCGACCTAATTGA
- the ftsZ gene encoding cell division protein FtsZ yields the protein MKFISEDAPVSDIRQAGMPVIKVIGLGGGGGNAVNYMMENTIEGVDFLVANTDAQALAHSRVQKRIQLGEKGLGAGADPEKGRMATRDSLELLKREIEGADMLFLAAGMGGGTGTGSAPVVAQLAREMGVLVVGVVSKPFSYERRGRAAEAGIEELTQHVDSLITIPNDKLQQIVGDDFTLNNAFNYANEILLSAVQGITELVTRPGLINVDFEDLRTVMSERGMALMGVGHATGEDRAIKATKKAVAHPLLDDIEVSGAKGILINVTSGPNLTIAEFNAVGDVIDQVAAPDAKVIIGNSLDESMNDEIRVTVVATGLTKREEQVVAPQMAARSTGLNSAVTQMHQNSQAEAPVHQPPSYHTQSGAAVTPNYQTQPVMQHSVEPMQASYAPQAERVVMQEPVYNVHGNPVMRTEVNTTLQQQRIDQEAREQVSAAMVERANGVPQSALLDIPAFLRRQKD from the coding sequence ATGAAGTTTATTTCAGAAGATGCACCAGTGAGCGATATTCGACAAGCCGGGATGCCGGTTATTAAGGTAATTGGCCTTGGTGGCGGAGGCGGTAACGCCGTCAACTATATGATGGAAAATACCATCGAAGGTGTCGATTTCCTTGTTGCGAATACCGATGCGCAAGCGCTTGCTCATTCACGTGTCCAAAAGCGTATTCAGTTGGGCGAGAAAGGGCTAGGTGCGGGTGCTGATCCTGAAAAAGGTCGCATGGCAACACGCGATTCTCTTGAGTTGTTGAAACGTGAAATTGAAGGCGCGGATATGTTGTTCTTGGCCGCCGGTATGGGTGGTGGAACAGGGACGGGTTCTGCTCCTGTCGTGGCTCAATTGGCTCGCGAAATGGGTGTTTTAGTTGTCGGTGTTGTATCTAAGCCATTTAGCTATGAGCGTCGCGGTCGTGCCGCGGAAGCGGGTATTGAAGAGCTGACGCAACACGTTGATTCGTTGATTACCATTCCAAATGACAAGCTACAACAGATTGTTGGTGATGACTTTACCCTAAATAACGCCTTTAACTACGCGAACGAAATTCTGTTATCTGCTGTGCAAGGGATTACCGAATTGGTGACTCGTCCGGGTTTAATCAATGTCGATTTTGAAGATTTGCGTACCGTAATGTCGGAGCGTGGTATGGCGTTGATGGGTGTTGGTCATGCAACGGGTGAAGACCGTGCGATTAAAGCGACCAAAAAAGCCGTTGCTCATCCTCTGCTTGATGACATTGAAGTTTCCGGCGCGAAAGGTATTTTGATTAATGTTACCTCCGGCCCTAATCTGACGATTGCAGAGTTCAATGCAGTTGGTGATGTCATTGACCAAGTCGCGGCGCCAGATGCAAAGGTTATTATTGGTAACTCACTGGACGAGAGCATGAATGATGAAATTCGTGTTACCGTGGTTGCAACTGGTTTGACCAAGCGCGAAGAGCAAGTTGTGGCCCCACAAATGGCGGCACGAAGTACTGGTCTTAACAGCGCGGTCACGCAAATGCACCAAAACTCGCAAGCCGAAGCACCAGTCCATCAGCCACCTAGCTACCATACGCAGTCTGGTGCAGCCGTAACGCCAAATTATCAGACTCAGCCGGTGATGCAGCACTCAGTAGAACCGATGCAAGCGTCCTATGCACCGCAAGCTGAACGAGTTGTTATGCAGGAGCCGGTTTACAATGTTCACGGGAATCCTGTAATGCGTACGGAAGTGAACACAACGCTTCAACAACAACGCATTGATCAAGAAGCCAGAGAGCAAGTTAGTGCCGCAATGGTAGAAAGAGCCAATGGTGTTCCGCAAAGCGCACTTTTGGATATTCCGGCTTTCTTGCGTCGTCAAAAAGACTAA
- the rsmH gene encoding 16S rRNA (cytosine(1402)-N(4))-methyltransferase RsmH, whose translation MNQEFNQHFSVLLKESIDGLKIKEDGVYFDCTFGRGGHSRKILDALGENGRLYAIDQDPQAIAYAQEHFADSRFEIIYGSFEQLADFCRDRGLLGKVDGVLMDLGVSSPQLDDAERGFSFMREGPLDMRMNTEAGLSAKEWLQKVDEETLKKVLKNYGEERFSGRIARVIKEAIAANQLHSTKDLAEIVDKASPKKEKNKHPATRTFQAIRIAVNRELDVLKNVLEASLEVLAPGGRLAVISFHSLEDRIAKVFIRDQSRIRDLFPDSPVQIEIIEPVLKTIGKPIFPSKEECDLNPRSRSAVLRIAERLTKDCSE comes from the coding sequence ATGAATCAAGAATTTAATCAGCATTTTAGTGTTCTTTTAAAAGAGTCGATAGATGGACTAAAAATAAAAGAAGATGGCGTCTACTTTGACTGCACCTTCGGGCGCGGCGGCCATTCGCGCAAGATTTTGGATGCCCTTGGTGAAAATGGTCGTTTGTATGCTATTGACCAAGACCCTCAAGCGATTGCTTACGCCCAAGAGCATTTTGCAGATTCCCGTTTCGAAATTATCTATGGCAGTTTTGAACAGTTAGCGGACTTTTGTCGCGACCGAGGATTACTGGGTAAGGTTGATGGCGTCTTGATGGATTTGGGTGTTTCGTCACCGCAATTGGATGATGCGGAGCGTGGCTTTAGTTTTATGCGCGAAGGTCCGTTGGATATGCGCATGAATACTGAGGCGGGTTTGAGTGCCAAAGAGTGGTTGCAAAAGGTTGATGAAGAAACCTTAAAGAAGGTTTTAAAAAATTACGGTGAAGAGCGTTTTTCTGGGCGCATTGCGCGTGTGATTAAAGAGGCGATTGCTGCTAATCAATTGCATTCCACCAAAGACTTAGCTGAGATTGTCGATAAAGCCTCGCCTAAAAAAGAGAAAAATAAGCATCCCGCAACGCGTACTTTTCAAGCGATTCGGATTGCCGTCAACCGTGAGTTGGATGTCCTTAAGAACGTTTTAGAAGCGTCTTTGGAAGTGCTGGCTCCCGGCGGAAGATTAGCTGTAATCAGCTTTCACTCATTAGAAGATCGGATAGCCAAGGTGTTTATCCGCGACCAATCGCGAATTCGAGATTTATTTCCGGATTCGCCAGTGCAGATAGAGATTATCGAACCAGTACTAAAAACAATAGGTAAGCCGATATTTCCTTCTAAAGAGGAATGTGACCTAAATCCGAGATCTCGGAGTGCGGTGTTACGGATTGCCGAAAGACTAACAAAAGATTGTTCAGAATGA
- the mraZ gene encoding division/cell wall cluster transcriptional repressor MraZ, which translates to MEFRGDHKLNIDAKGRIAIPKKYRDYLQDEHESTLYVSFDTANECLNIYPQKQWLQFEAKLMSLPNTNPTIRKMQRLMIGRVNEQILDIQGRINVGPQHIERMGFSKEVILVGQGKRFELWDKAIWDQDGEESLNAEELQQLGELLPDFSF; encoded by the coding sequence GTGGAATTTAGGGGCGACCACAAATTGAATATCGATGCAAAGGGGCGTATTGCGATTCCCAAAAAGTATCGTGACTATTTGCAGGATGAACATGAATCGACCTTATACGTCTCATTTGATACCGCGAATGAGTGCCTAAATATCTACCCCCAAAAACAGTGGCTGCAATTTGAAGCCAAATTGATGAGTTTGCCAAACACCAATCCAACCATTCGTAAAATGCAACGTTTGATGATTGGCCGCGTTAATGAGCAGATACTTGATATCCAGGGACGCATTAATGTAGGGCCGCAACATATTGAGCGGATGGGTTTTAGCAAAGAAGTTATTTTAGTTGGGCAAGGCAAGCGTTTTGAATTGTGGGATAAGGCAATTTGGGATCAAGATGGCGAAGAGAGCCTCAATGCCGAAGAGTTACAACAATTGGGCGAATTATTGCCAGATTTTAGTTTTTAA
- a CDS encoding D-alanyl-D-alanine carboxypeptidase produces the protein MSQPLEFSGKSFALYQTLHPAALLIANEQGHLLYADNIEQALVPASTTKLITALLALQHWGAEHHFHTDFTVYSCTEVQAINCARLEIGAFGDPFLVSEEWAIIAEYLAAQLKAQGITQIQSIHLANQWFDEPLNMPGAERSLNPYDAINGALVANFNSINVRKTLTGWESAEPQTPWTRSAQTIVENAGLSLKIAQEERINTGQNYRLNQQYALELLQTLLQQNGIAAQIGEQPLSSANPQSMRFRYRHFNRRNLAEMIRPMLKYSTNFIANQIALNLAAEIYGAPASAQSVQKLYQQKLAQQFAWQEDEVRFFDAAGLSRDNRINARQLYQVLQAFAPWRELLPEVEEGVFAKSGSLLGVSTLAGYFKHQQQWLPFVFMSNQKVPYRFRNQLAKSLKAQLP, from the coding sequence GTGAGCCAACCACTCGAATTTTCTGGTAAAAGTTTTGCGCTTTATCAGACATTGCATCCGGCGGCTTTACTGATTGCGAATGAACAAGGCCACTTATTATATGCCGATAATATTGAGCAAGCGTTAGTCCCCGCATCGACCACCAAGTTAATTACGGCTTTGCTGGCATTGCAGCATTGGGGAGCGGAGCATCATTTTCACACCGATTTTACGGTGTATTCTTGCACAGAGGTGCAAGCGATCAATTGCGCTCGCTTGGAGATAGGCGCTTTTGGCGACCCGTTTTTGGTTTCTGAAGAGTGGGCGATTATTGCCGAATATCTCGCCGCGCAACTTAAGGCACAAGGAATTACGCAAATTCAAAGTATTCATCTAGCCAATCAATGGTTTGACGAGCCCCTGAATATGCCAGGGGCAGAGCGAAGCCTTAATCCCTATGATGCGATTAACGGTGCTTTAGTCGCTAACTTTAACAGTATTAATGTGCGCAAAACGCTGACCGGTTGGGAGTCCGCAGAGCCGCAAACGCCTTGGACACGCAGTGCCCAGACGATTGTTGAAAACGCGGGCCTGAGTTTGAAAATAGCGCAAGAAGAAAGAATTAACACCGGACAGAATTATCGGCTTAATCAGCAGTATGCTTTGGAGTTGTTGCAAACTTTGTTGCAGCAAAATGGCATTGCTGCGCAAATAGGTGAGCAGCCATTATCGAGCGCAAATCCGCAGTCAATGCGATTTCGTTATCGCCATTTTAATCGTCGCAATTTGGCCGAAATGATTCGACCAATGCTGAAGTATTCGACCAATTTTATTGCCAACCAGATAGCGTTGAATTTGGCGGCTGAAATTTATGGCGCTCCAGCCTCTGCACAGAGTGTGCAGAAGTTGTATCAGCAAAAATTAGCACAGCAGTTTGCCTGGCAAGAGGACGAAGTGCGGTTTTTTGATGCAGCCGGGCTGTCGCGAGACAATCGCATCAATGCCCGGCAGTTGTATCAAGTATTGCAGGCCTTTGCACCTTGGCGTGAGTTACTGCCAGAAGTTGAGGAGGGCGTGTTTGCAAAATCCGGTTCTCTCTTGGGGGTGAGTACCTTAGCCGGTTACTTCAAGCATCAACAGCAATGGCTGCCTTTTGTCTTTATGAGTAATCAAAAAGTGCCTTATCGGTTTCGCAATCAATTGGCAAAATCTTTGAAAGCGCAGCTGCCATAA
- a CDS encoding class I SAM-dependent methyltransferase, producing MQVFIDDRTFSQQAQQLAIDLALPRLSDGGFQVQEDALLSWSAPKKSTHLHLALLPPDSGPLSIDFFGGKKAHRRQFGGGKGQPLVRAMGHLTDRMPTIFDATAGMGGDAFVLASLGFTVWMNERNPVVAALLQDALQRAKVSQERSEIDVQSAQIISRLSFSQGDSVQIIRELAAQGTHFDTIYLDPMYPHKKKSAATKKEMATLQKLLGADIDSALLLENALQHAKYRVVVKRPKGAEPIAYAIKPSSAIESPNTRYDVYSIKALTTG from the coding sequence ATGCAGGTATTTATTGACGATCGTACTTTTTCCCAACAGGCTCAACAACTGGCTATTGATTTAGCCTTACCGCGTTTAAGTGACGGCGGTTTTCAAGTGCAGGAAGACGCGTTACTAAGTTGGTCAGCGCCCAAAAAATCCACACACTTACACCTGGCTTTACTGCCACCGGATTCAGGCCCTTTGAGCATTGATTTTTTTGGCGGCAAAAAAGCCCATCGTCGTCAATTTGGTGGCGGAAAAGGCCAACCTTTAGTGCGCGCAATGGGCCATCTCACAGACAGAATGCCAACCATTTTTGATGCCACAGCGGGTATGGGCGGCGATGCTTTTGTGTTAGCCTCTCTAGGCTTTACCGTATGGATGAATGAGCGCAATCCAGTTGTCGCAGCCTTACTGCAAGACGCTTTGCAACGCGCCAAAGTCAGTCAAGAGCGTAGCGAAATCGATGTTCAAAGTGCACAAATTATTAGCCGCTTGAGCTTCAGCCAAGGTGATAGCGTGCAAATCATCCGCGAACTGGCTGCACAAGGCACTCATTTTGATACCATCTATCTCGACCCAATGTATCCGCATAAAAAGAAAAGCGCAGCAACCAAAAAAGAGATGGCCACGCTACAGAAACTGCTAGGCGCAGATATCGACAGTGCGCTGCTGCTGGAAAATGCATTGCAGCACGCAAAATATCGCGTCGTGGTTAAGCGTCCAAAGGGCGCGGAGCCAATTGCCTATGCAATAAAACCAAGTTCCGCAATTGAAAGCCCAAATACCCGTTATGATGTTTATTCGATTAAAGCGTTAACGACCGGATAA
- a CDS encoding response regulator, with the protein MKDCATQENINVFAVDDSEVICSLLKITLEKSGLHLTLSRNLGDAKQIVQSTQFDLIIVDYMLSIEDNGLQLVEFLKETINAATPVLMLSAEIDEPIKQRAKQLGVKAWMKKPFSPDSITELSQRLLANQNIKRPTKPN; encoded by the coding sequence ATGAAAGACTGCGCAACACAAGAAAACATCAACGTTTTCGCCGTAGACGATTCGGAGGTTATTTGCTCTCTATTGAAAATAACGCTTGAAAAAAGCGGCCTGCACCTTACCCTCAGCCGCAATTTAGGTGATGCCAAACAGATTGTGCAATCGACCCAATTTGACCTTATTATTGTTGATTACATGCTCAGTATCGAGGATAACGGATTGCAACTGGTTGAGTTCCTTAAAGAAACCATCAATGCCGCAACCCCGGTCTTGATGCTCAGCGCAGAAATTGACGAACCCATTAAGCAAAGAGCAAAGCAACTTGGCGTGAAAGCATGGATGAAAAAGCCTTTTTCACCAGACTCCATTACCGAACTTAGTCAACGCCTTTTAGCCAATCAAAACATTAAGAGGCCCACTAAGCCTAACTAA
- the rsmI gene encoding 16S rRNA (cytidine(1402)-2'-O)-methyltransferase has translation MLINSDQRQPGSGILYVVATPIGNLADISQRALETLASVDWIAAEDTRHTKPLLQHFAIQQTLFSLHEHNEAERSEQLLVKLLAGENGALVSDAGTPLINDPGFVLVKKLRQAGVAVVPIPGPSAVITALSAAGLPTDSFRYMGFLPARSNKRKLELQALLETTATLVFYESPHRVLDTLSDLLEVFGAERELAVARELTKQYEQFVSGSLQEVNEFFQANSGKVRGEFVLMLQGAQLQQEERASSEFDPWINAMLQQNLPVKQISEVISLALSVKKKQVYQRVLELKDAAFE, from the coding sequence TTGCTAATCAATTCAGATCAACGTCAACCCGGCAGCGGTATCTTATATGTAGTGGCAACCCCAATTGGTAATTTGGCGGATATTTCTCAGCGTGCCTTAGAGACTTTGGCGAGTGTCGATTGGATCGCTGCTGAAGATACCCGCCATACCAAACCCCTGTTGCAACATTTTGCTATTCAGCAGACCTTATTTAGTCTGCATGAGCATAACGAAGCGGAGCGCAGTGAACAGCTGCTCGTCAAGTTGTTAGCCGGTGAGAACGGCGCACTGGTGTCGGATGCTGGTACCCCTTTGATTAATGATCCGGGATTTGTGCTGGTTAAAAAACTGCGCCAAGCTGGGGTGGCTGTGGTGCCGATTCCAGGGCCGAGCGCGGTGATCACTGCATTGAGTGCGGCAGGTTTGCCAACGGATAGTTTTCGGTATATGGGGTTTTTACCGGCGCGTTCAAATAAGCGTAAGTTGGAACTCCAGGCGCTATTGGAGACAACGGCAACCTTAGTGTTTTATGAGTCACCGCATCGTGTACTGGATACATTGAGTGATCTGCTTGAGGTTTTTGGAGCTGAGCGTGAATTAGCGGTTGCGCGGGAGTTGACCAAGCAGTATGAGCAGTTTGTATCAGGCTCGCTACAAGAAGTGAATGAATTTTTTCAGGCAAACTCGGGTAAGGTACGTGGCGAATTTGTGTTGATGTTGCAGGGCGCGCAACTTCAGCAAGAGGAGAGGGCTAGCAGCGAATTTGATCCGTGGATTAACGCGATGTTGCAGCAGAACCTGCCAGTTAAACAGATTTCTGAAGTGATTTCTCTGGCTTTATCGGTCAAGAAAAAACAGGTTTATCAACGCGTGTTGGAGCTTAAGGACGCGGCGTTCGAATAA